The following coding sequences lie in one Actinomyces capricornis genomic window:
- a CDS encoding DUF6571 family protein, translating into MRWGGSGEQWDEVLGALRAGGDDAQYATGVVDALGPAGVVDCVVGVSGRFASNDLPHSYVPSPRPAAGNDVAEAMGRILSSASVRWADDESEEFAGGLADAVLRDGGRAAAVTAILSASREVDSDGDGLLESVGLDYSDMMLVALAQRLENVEPPLVSGPGLGVRSSAMPVRLHPLSGVIHAMTGNPGAGREWLIPAPAGPGAPDTVSTESSVVYANRIQQLIEKGALTDEQWTTGWARLGDRIDRDGGFSSLTLVPPDEDQGNFSKSAAATAVSGILNGLGSGNEAPPLSEEGRQLVSHIVARHPEAVDRSVKPGNPIGAIEGLFDTATGEKSYNPLLTDRALTHLVGQISQSPEASAHLGEAITGYHEERLQEAVASYEATGDVEPVNAVLTTQSTTNGFFAGAISHLLMVHGERSGKLGAPPTVVVSFAAGLIPVAGPVASLAVSEGKPFAVDGLDEARDKEVDIESEAKSSNSKQVALALLNSGLYNAEDLQGAASRTGGGLGRFNENVDKIVDSSGKPLTSEMSPEQLNSADVQDGLRRIAGQLASPSRPELDFRTLIFDAFGEGYETTNPEESIPPSHEWSS; encoded by the coding sequence GTGAGGTGGGGCGGCTCCGGTGAGCAGTGGGATGAGGTGCTGGGGGCTCTGCGTGCTGGTGGGGATGATGCTCAGTATGCGACCGGGGTGGTGGATGCCCTGGGACCGGCAGGGGTTGTTGACTGCGTGGTGGGTGTGAGCGGGAGGTTCGCGTCCAATGATCTGCCCCATAGTTATGTGCCGTCTCCCAGGCCTGCGGCGGGAAATGATGTGGCGGAGGCGATGGGGCGGATCCTGTCCAGCGCGTCGGTGAGGTGGGCGGATGATGAGTCCGAGGAGTTCGCGGGTGGTCTAGCGGATGCTGTGCTGAGGGATGGTGGTCGGGCGGCTGCCGTGACCGCGATACTGTCCGCTTCCAGAGAGGTCGACAGTGATGGTGATGGACTTCTGGAGAGTGTCGGGCTGGACTACAGCGACATGATGCTCGTGGCCTTGGCCCAGCGGCTCGAAAACGTTGAGCCTCCACTGGTGTCGGGGCCCGGTCTGGGGGTCAGAAGCAGTGCGATGCCAGTACGTCTTCATCCGTTGAGCGGTGTGATTCATGCGATGACGGGGAATCCGGGGGCTGGCCGAGAATGGCTGATTCCTGCTCCGGCCGGGCCGGGGGCTCCGGATACGGTGAGTACGGAAAGTTCGGTGGTGTATGCCAACCGCATTCAACAGCTCATTGAGAAAGGTGCCTTAACGGATGAGCAGTGGACCACCGGCTGGGCTCGCCTGGGGGATCGGATCGACCGTGATGGTGGATTCTCCTCTCTGACATTGGTGCCGCCTGATGAGGACCAGGGGAACTTCAGTAAGTCTGCGGCGGCGACCGCGGTCTCCGGTATCCTCAATGGTCTGGGGTCCGGGAATGAGGCGCCCCCGCTATCGGAGGAAGGGCGCCAACTGGTCTCCCATATTGTGGCGCGCCATCCTGAGGCGGTTGATCGCTCCGTGAAGCCAGGAAATCCTATTGGGGCGATCGAGGGCCTGTTCGATACTGCCACGGGGGAGAAATCATATAACCCCTTGCTGACCGACCGGGCGTTGACGCATCTCGTGGGCCAGATCTCGCAGAGCCCCGAGGCGTCGGCGCATCTGGGTGAGGCAATCACCGGCTACCACGAGGAGCGGCTCCAGGAGGCCGTGGCGAGTTATGAGGCGACAGGGGATGTGGAGCCGGTCAATGCGGTTCTCACAACCCAGAGCACCACTAATGGTTTCTTCGCCGGCGCTATCAGTCACCTGCTGATGGTCCACGGGGAGCGTAGCGGTAAATTAGGGGCTCCGCCAACAGTGGTGGTGTCCTTTGCTGCTGGACTTATCCCGGTGGCGGGTCCGGTGGCCTCTCTGGCTGTCTCCGAGGGGAAGCCTTTTGCGGTGGATGGTCTTGATGAGGCGAGGGATAAGGAGGTGGATATAGAGAGTGAAGCGAAGAGCAGTAATTCCAAGCAGGTCGCTCTGGCTCTCCTCAACAGTGGGTTGTACAATGCTGAGGATCTCCAAGGTGCGGCGTCACGCACGGGCGGGGGTCTTGGTCGCTTTAATGAGAATGTTGATAAGATTGTCGATTCGAGTGGGAAGCCTTTGACTTCTGAGATGAGTCCTGAGCAACTTAATTCTGCTGACGTGCAGGACGGCTTGCGGCGCATCGCTGGCCAGTTGGCCAGTCCGTCACGTCCTGAGCTTGATTTTCGAACTCTTATTTTCGACGCTTTTGGTGAAGGGTATGAAACAACAAATCCTGAAGAGTCGATCCCTCCGTCACACGAGTGGAGTTCCTAG
- a CDS encoding ABC transporter ATP-binding protein: MATVTFDNATRIYPGNDRPSVDALNLEIADGEFLVLVGPSGCGKSTSLRMLAGLEDVNSGRILIGDRDVTDVQPKDRDIAMVFQNYALYPHMSVHDNMGFALKIAGTPKAEIDKRVKEAAKILGLTEYLDRKPKALSGGQRQRVAMGRAIVRKPKVFLMDEPLSNLDAKLRVQTRTQIASLQRSLGVTTVYVTHDQTEALTMGDRIAVLKDGLLQQVGTPREMYDKPANDFVAGFIGSPAMNLGQFTVEGDVATIGAAKIQLSRATLDAIKPEDGGKVTIGFRPESLDVVSAEDEHSIPVRLSFVEELGSDAYIYGELVGAEKSDAKLGSGEDSSQIIVRVPPRTAPEPGETVYVRIRPGQEHIFSASTGQRLPV; this comes from the coding sequence ATGGCAACAGTGACCTTTGACAATGCCACGCGCATCTACCCGGGCAATGACCGCCCCAGTGTGGATGCCCTCAACCTTGAGATCGCCGATGGGGAGTTCCTCGTCCTGGTCGGCCCCTCCGGATGCGGGAAGTCGACCTCCCTGCGCATGCTCGCGGGCCTGGAGGACGTCAACTCCGGCCGTATTCTCATCGGGGACCGCGATGTCACCGACGTCCAGCCCAAGGACCGTGACATCGCCATGGTCTTCCAGAACTACGCCCTGTACCCGCACATGTCCGTGCATGACAACATGGGCTTCGCCCTGAAGATCGCGGGCACCCCCAAGGCCGAGATCGACAAGCGGGTCAAGGAGGCCGCCAAGATCCTGGGCCTCACGGAGTACCTGGACCGCAAGCCCAAGGCGCTCTCCGGCGGTCAGCGCCAGCGCGTGGCCATGGGCCGCGCCATCGTGCGCAAGCCCAAGGTCTTCCTCATGGACGAGCCTCTGTCCAACCTGGATGCCAAGCTGCGCGTCCAGACCCGCACCCAGATCGCCTCCCTGCAGCGCTCCCTGGGGGTCACCACGGTCTACGTCACCCACGACCAGACCGAGGCCCTGACCATGGGCGACCGCATCGCGGTGCTCAAGGACGGCCTGCTCCAGCAGGTCGGCACCCCCCGTGAGATGTACGACAAGCCGGCCAACGACTTCGTCGCGGGCTTCATCGGCTCCCCGGCCATGAACCTGGGCCAGTTCACGGTGGAGGGGGATGTGGCCACCATCGGTGCGGCTAAGATCCAGCTCTCCCGCGCCACCCTGGACGCCATCAAGCCCGAGGACGGCGGCAAGGTGACCATCGGCTTCCGCCCCGAGTCCCTGGACGTGGTCTCGGCCGAGGACGAGCACTCCATCCCGGTGCGCCTGTCCTTCGTCGAGGAGCTGGGCTCGGACGCCTACATCTACGGCGAGCTGGTGGGCGCGGAGAAGTCCGACGCCAAGCTCGGCTCCGGTGAGGACTCCAGCCAGATCATCGTGCGCGTCCCCCCGCGGACCGCCCCCGAGCCCGGCGAGACCGTCTATGTGCGGATCCGCCCCGGCCAGGAGCACATCTTCTCGGCCTCCACCGGCCAGCGCCTGCCCGTGTGA
- a CDS encoding DUF4032 domain-containing protein, translating into MPPSMQITAATIDPALLDLPWEIPLEQWPSEVLAALPRGLSRHIVRFVNLSERVIAVKEIGESVAHREYELLRDLVRLGAPCVQPTAVITGRTDLSGEPLNSVLVTEHLSYSLPYRALFSQYMRPETATRLIDALAVLLVRLHLLGFYWGDVSLSNTLFRRDAGAFAAYLVDAETGELHPDGLTEGKRLYDIDVARTNIIGELMDLQAGALLEPSVDTIEVGDRIVFRYTELWRVLTAEESFSMEERWRVRRRIEELNNLGYDVGELTMSTDAAGARMSIQPKVVDAGHYHRQVMRLTGLDVQERQGQRMLNDLEAYRAIMGRKDDPIELVSHAWLAEVFEPTILAVPLELRRKLEPAEIFHEVLEHRWYMSEAQQRDVSTEEAVADYVRTVLPQHRDEQSYLGGDTQEMEAILVGEMENDEPLTDDADFLALDEQTLADYEANPMGFTAGMRFKGE; encoded by the coding sequence ATGCCTCCATCCATGCAGATCACCGCGGCGACGATCGACCCCGCGCTGCTCGACCTGCCCTGGGAGATCCCCCTGGAGCAGTGGCCCTCCGAGGTGCTGGCCGCCCTTCCCCGCGGCCTGTCGCGGCACATCGTCCGCTTCGTCAACCTCTCCGAGCGGGTCATCGCCGTCAAGGAGATCGGGGAGTCGGTGGCCCACCGCGAGTACGAGCTCCTGCGGGACCTGGTGCGCCTGGGGGCCCCCTGCGTGCAGCCCACGGCGGTCATCACGGGGCGCACCGATCTCAGCGGCGAGCCCCTCAACTCCGTGCTCGTCACCGAGCATCTGTCCTACTCCCTGCCCTATCGCGCCCTGTTCAGCCAGTACATGCGCCCCGAGACCGCCACCCGCCTCATCGACGCCCTGGCGGTGCTGCTGGTGCGCCTCCACCTGCTGGGCTTCTACTGGGGGGATGTGTCCCTGTCCAACACGCTCTTCAGGCGCGATGCCGGGGCCTTCGCCGCCTACCTGGTGGACGCCGAGACCGGCGAGCTCCACCCCGATGGGCTCACGGAGGGCAAGCGCCTCTACGACATCGACGTCGCCCGCACCAATATCATCGGCGAGCTCATGGACCTCCAGGCCGGGGCGCTGTTGGAGCCCAGCGTGGACACCATCGAGGTCGGGGACAGGATCGTGTTCCGCTACACCGAGCTGTGGCGGGTCCTCACCGCCGAGGAGTCCTTCTCCATGGAGGAGCGCTGGAGGGTGCGCCGGCGCATCGAGGAGCTCAACAACCTGGGCTACGACGTCGGCGAGCTGACCATGAGTACCGATGCCGCCGGCGCGCGCATGTCGATCCAGCCCAAGGTGGTCGACGCCGGCCACTACCACCGGCAGGTGATGCGCCTGACGGGCCTGGATGTCCAGGAGAGGCAGGGCCAGCGCATGCTCAACGACCTGGAGGCCTACCGCGCGATCATGGGCCGCAAGGACGACCCGATCGAGCTGGTCTCCCACGCCTGGCTGGCGGAGGTCTTCGAGCCCACGATCCTGGCGGTGCCCCTGGAGCTGCGCCGTAAACTGGAACCGGCGGAGATCTTCCACGAGGTGCTGGAGCACCGGTGGTACATGTCTGAGGCTCAGCAGCGTGACGTGAGCACTGAGGAGGCGGTGGCCGACTACGTCCGCACGGTCCTGCCCCAGCACCGCGATGAGCAGTCCTACCTGGGGGGCGACACCCAGGAGATGGAGGCGATCCTCGTGGGGGAGATGGAGAATGACGAGCCCCTGACCGACGATGCCGATTTCCTGGCCCTCGATGAGCAGACCCTGGCCGACTACGAGGCCAACCCCATGGGCTTCACCGCGGGGATGAGGTTCAAGGGGGAGTAG